The Theileria equi strain WA chromosome 2 map unlocalized gcontig_1105316255037, whole genome shotgun sequence genomic sequence TCGTCAGGACTAGCCAGATAGGAAATGTTCAGGGACGTGATTTGTACGGAGGAATTTTTACAGGTTTTTTTTGTCGGTTCCTGTGAAGTACGTTGGAAGCTGGAGCCCTTAACTCGGAGGGTTTTGGATTTTCCCTGAGTTCCTTCAAGAGTTTATCAGGGTCTGCCTTTTCCATTAgcctttacaaagtttacaaTTACCAATATGGGAAAATCTCTAAATCAAAATACCACAATCTCGCGTGGTTTTTGGATGCGTACTTTGCAAGTTTAATAGAACAAGAAGGGTAACATAGAGCATGCATAGTCATGCAAAATAACCTGCAAGGAGTTACAGCAAATGGCAAACGAAAGTCCTAAAAGGCTAAAATTGCTAACATGCGACTCACTTGACGTATTCATCTTatatatcttcttcatagTATAAATGGCAATTCCCTAGGGAGTGGCTGGACAATGTGCATTCCGCTTATACTTACTGTTAATGAATCATATAATACAAGTCATTTAATTCACGGGATTTAAAGCTCATTTGTCTGCTGAAAAACTTGCAATTCTCCCATTTTACGATGCCAGTCAGATGGTCTCCATCAATCCAACTTTTGCCTTTCTATGGACGCGTACCTTACTGTCCTTTCAGAGCAGTTAACAAACGCAACAACAGCCTAATAGCAATCGTGAGAGCGATGAATCACAAACCTTTTTGTTCACAAATGCTGAAGTCCTGGTCCACCTAACCAGAGACTTGGCAGGAATCACATCATCCGTATGCTTGGCAAAGACTAGACAGTGGCTGTGACATTCATTCGGCTTTCCTGAGGCATTAATGTGGAAGTGTGTCTATGTAATCCGTGCAGGACCCGCGAAAGAGTAAAAAGTACTTCCAGAGGCCCATTTTGTAGACACAACACTAAAACAAACCTTCATAAACGCTAAAATCAGCTCCATAGTGCATACCATCCTTAACAATTAGGCCCTTGCTCGTTAAATTCTCGTAAATCAACGAGTTGTCTTCACACATCGCCAATGACCGATGTTTCGCCAGAAATCCGCATATCCGAACGTATATAATGAAACTCAGAAGGAATCCGTTGGAATATCTGCGGTGTGAACgattttagagaataaaaattCTGTGAGGACCAGAATTGAGTGCGGGAAGAAAACCTGTGGAACAGGAATAACTCCTGGCCTACGAATAGGAATAAAATGACTAGAGAAAACGTGTAGATGTAATTGCCTAAGATGAGACGTGGTATTACCCACCAGTTCAGGGATCTGGCATCTACACAAGCATTGGAATCCCATGTTACAAACCATCTTCGGTAGTACAGCATGTTCCTATATCCATCTTTCCTTTAATCCAAACAATGTGTATAGGTATAATGTGGAAATGTTCTCTAGAAGATGTATAAATTCTACTATTTATGGTAAACGTGAACTGTTCCGGGTTTATTCCTAAGAAGTTTGTGTAACCGTGAAAAATAATGCGCTAAATAGATAGTACAAGACAAACCTGTAAAGGGTGCGATACTCTAATTCATCGTTTACACTCCTTGCGATTTTAGAGAGCTTTCGTGTGTTTAAAAATGGGAGCTTTACAGTATACTCCCATTCATGCTCCTTTCCATCTTGacaaatttcaaaatcTTCCGGGAAGTACTCGCAGAGTTCTCCCTTTGGTTCGGATAGTAATCTGAATaaactgcatgcagagTGAAAAATGACAAACCTATATCTTGGGGGTAACAACTCGTTTCCACTCGGTGGAGTAACTGCCAGTAAATGCTCAAGAGGGGTAATCGGATTTCCCTTGTAAAACGTTACGGATATAGACGATACTCTTGCCAAATCAGATGCTAGCGGGGCATAATGATACTTGTAACACCAATCCCAGCTTGGACACCCAGAATGATAGTAACTCAGATTCCAAAATAATCCCTCTATATAATCCTCACACATTTTCCTTATAGCTCTTTTGTCATTGTAATCAATACCACATTTTTCTTCGTAATAAAACTTTGCATACCCACTAGAATCGGCAAACTCTGGAACGCTTTCTACTTCTGCCTTTATCTTGAAGTATTTTGCCTCATTTGGTGAGATCGCCTAAATGAACGTGGTATGTAAGTATAGGCAAAAGGACAAACCTTCATCAGGGATTGGAGCCTCCTTGTATGTATTTTCAAACCATGTGTCAAAAACCCATTAAATTTTGGTAGTAAAGAGTAATAGGTATTGATTAAATCAGTAAAGCTGCTGTCTTTGAGATCCACGTTGGGTAAATGAGGCAAAAAATCATTTCCTACATAATTTTATAATACAAATTGTGAATAAGGATTCATACCTGCAAAGAAGGAGAGAAGGGCAAAATCGTCTGTTAGTCTAGCTGGAGTTCCCTTTTTAGTTAGAAATGCGCTATCCTTCGGTTTAAATTTTGTGTTTACATAGTTAACACAGCGATTATACATTCCctattgtaaaatattcaaatcTAAAATTAGGTCAACGTACCGCTCTAAGCTTTCTCATTGAAAGAACTTCAAAATTATCAGATTTTAGGCCAATATAGTCTTTAGAATGGAAGTGGACTAGCCCAGTATCTTTAGCATAATACGGATCTGGTTTAATCTTTGCAAGAACATGAGGTGTAGAATCCTTTTCTTCCCgtaaaatgtacatttttgacatttttgtaatCAGAGATAATATCATTAAATCTGCATCCAAACCATAAACTAAGTGAGATTCGAGTCTTGTTTTGCGATCTAATGTTGTTACCTTTCTTATTAAGTCATAAATCTTATGTTCTCCTTCTCCAGGCACATTGGTACCGCTGTAGACAACATAACAATCTCCCCAAGTTCCCAGGTGTGTTTGCAAGGCAATCCAATTCTTAATCTCGTTATCTAGTCTTGTCATAAAATCAGTCCCAGGGGAAATGTAGTTTGGATTAAATGAAATATTATCATATCCGTCTATTTTTGACTTTCTTAGTACATAATTCTCCGGTGTTAAGGGCTTAGGTTCCTCGGAgtcttcctcagattcAGTGTCTTCTTCAGGTTCAAGTATAGATTTAACCTTATCTATAACTTTACAAAGACGAAATCTTCTGGTTCTCTGTTGGTTTATCTTTGCAGAAGGGCATACACCATCAACAGCGATATACATCACCTTTCTAGGTTTTACGAGTTTAAATGTATTTAACAACGCAGCTGTTATtctcttcatcctctgtTGATCTTCAATCGTAACCACTGGATATATATTTCCATGTGTAGCGGAATGAATAAGTGCATTCATATCTACATAAAAGTAATCTACTCCATTCTCCAAATCAGAAGATTTCAGAGGCTTCCTCATTCCATAAAAATTCTCTATCATCCAACTGTAAAGCCTTGGAACTCCGCATACCTATATTTACGTGTAAATGTATATAACATGCAATCATGAGTGAAGGGTATAAGCTACATAAAACGGGTATTAGAAGGGAGTACAGCCACATCTCAtaaccaacaaattaagaccaactactcagtacccAAGCTAGTACCCAcagtatctccatagacttCTAgatctgtctaacccaggGGTCTCTAGAATTTTTATATAGATGGTAACCTGCGAGACCAACTGCGCCACTTCCACCAAAAACGCCAGATATGATACTGTATAGGCCATAGCCAGCGAGAATTCCAGCTCCAACAGATCTTGCAGGAGGTTTAGGAGGTTCAGGAGGAACAGCAGGTTGACTACCAGCCTGACCAGAAGGACCTTCTCCACCGCTTCCAGATTGACCACCTCTAACATCATCAGTTGTAGATCCTTCTCGACCATCTTTACCACCACTTTCACTTTTATTACCAGGAGGGCCAGATTCTCCTCCAGCACCACCTTCACtatcatctccagattcGCCATCATCACCATCAGAGCTTCCGCCTTGAGTACCTTCTAGATTCCTTTCACCTTCACCCTTTTCACCAGTAGGTCCTTTAGGAGACCCAGGAGTACCATTTAGTGCCTCTTGAAGCTGTTTAAGTTCTTCAGTATATTTTCCGATGTTATTTGGATCCTTTGTTATGTTCTGAAGCTTTACCCAATTATGACTGGATTCATCCTTTTGATACCAACTTTTAACGTCAGGTGGTCCAATCTTTTCTATATATATTATTTTTGGATTATTTCCGTTGTAGGAGGTGTAGATCTTTACTGACTTGTTTGTGGAACCTCCAAGGTCAGGaatctttatactctttctTTTACCAGAATCATCCTTGTAGTAGATACCAGCAAGTTTCAGATCAGGATCGatctcatgtttgtagaaTGTAATCTCTCCGGAGCCAGTTTGAACTTTTCCTCCCTTAACAGTCTCCTTAGTAACAGTTACCTTTCCTCTGCCACCACTCTCATGGTAAGCGCAACAGTATGCGTTCTGATTATCGGATACAACCTTGATAACATCCTTAGAGTCACCATCAGCATGAGTCTTAGAGGTGTCCTCTGTAAGATCTAAGGTGACAGCACCATTATGCTTGCAATTTTGGCCATCTATTATTTTATCAAGGGATTCGTCTTGGAGTTGATCATTCCAATCGTTATTACCACTATCCTCACTCTTGCCATAATAGGTATGTGTACCACTACCATCCTTAATTTCAATTAAAATAGGGTTACTAGGAATGGcagtccagtagtaaacagaGACCTCGGTGACCTTCTCTATGGATTTTCCTTGCGCTCCTATTTGACCTCCACCTTGTAGTTTATTATGTAGAGTAAatttatctccattcttatgTCGGTGAGTAACTCTAATGAAGCCTTTTGTTTGAGTCTCTAACTTCTCAGCATCAAATTCGCCAGTATTATCACAATTACATTTTCTGTCTCCATTCTCTCCACATTTGTTTCCTATCTTGAGCTGTAGTTCTCTGacactcatcctccatgattagagagtatgctcaTTCAAAACcctgagatccatgagtagtctcaatgcgaccaaagggagcatacagtagagatagactccctcacaactagctcacagccagagagagtatccacagaacaagatgaacaagtatcaatacagtcttcagtagtgCAGTATGGATGGTCCATACTCCTAGCAGGAAAAGACCTCAATCCTTACATTCATAATGTCACCACTAGTCCTCCTCTCATATCCTCTTTCCTTGATCATCCTTCCACGGATGTTCCTGCAGAAAATTTTTCTTCCAGGAACCATTCCTAGTACCCTGTTCCCTAGCTACGCCTGTACTCCCTTCATTATACCCATCAGATCCGTCAGTCCTGCCCATCCAACTTACCTCAAAGTTTTGAGGCCGATTCCTCTCATTTGTCGCCGTTCCGTTGCGCCAATTCCCCTGTGAGTGTATAAAGGCGCTGGTGCCAAGACGCAAACAGCACACACTGGCAGTTCCAGAGAGCGTTACCCATAGTAAAAGTGTACTTGTGAAACGTTTCATCTGGGATTCTCCTACTGGGGATCAAAATTCACCCAGCAGGGACTAGAAGGCGGTCCTTAACTCTACAAGATTCTCATCTCCAGTGCGCGTAACTCTGTGACTCTCTCATGGACTTGTACATCTCGGCATTTTCTCTTGGCCAAATTTAAGTCACAAAGTTGACAAAAACTTCAACTAGGCGCTCCACAGTCGTCCAGCTGTGGTGTCTGGAGTTAGTTGGAAAATTCCTCGCAAAGGcccaaaattttaattttgGCAAAATTATGCAAAACTCCAACGGAGATCCTACGCTTCTGGGTAAGTTTTTCTGTGGAATTCTCCAGGGTCTCTGGGCGCGTTCGCAGATTTTCGTCCCTAAATTGGAACCCATTGCTCTAATCCCCTATCTTTCTCTCCCATTTGCCATGTATTGTGGTTTCTCGTAGATTTCGCGGCGTTCTTGTCATTGTTGCTACTTATGGGCTAGCTACACGGCTCCGCGGTGTGGTTCCGGCCTTTTCCGTCGTACGCAGCAATGGCAAACTCTACGACTTGTTCTATGGATAGTCTGTGGCTGGATTTAAAAGAGGGGTGTCCATGATGACGAGAATGGAGTATAAAGGGAAATTGGGATGTACACGAGGCCATTGAGGCGTGTTACGGGTCTATGCAGGCCTGGTATCATTATCTCGCCTAACGTCAATCTAAATTCTGCTCATACAATGCATGCTATAGGCACAATCCCGTTGGATCACATTGCACAGAGGAAGGATGAAATCGTAAGGGTTTTGGAAAAAAGGACACTCGACCTCTTGGCCTTCACGTACTCTTATAGCCCTGAAAATGCAAAGGAAATAAACAAGACGTTAGAGGAGGACTTGGATAACCTCCTCTTCAATGTGCATAAAAAACTTGCTTATCAGAGGCTCTATGgagatggaaaaaatgaGCAACAGCTGGAAAAGTTGGTTGAAGAAGTAGAAGGCTGTCATGCTCGTTTCATGAAGGTGAAGGAAGCCAATCCAGATGCCGAAAATGTGGCAATTATACACATATTTGGAATCATGGAACTAGAAAAGAGGGTGAAGCAATCACTGAATGAATTGGAAGTTGCAAAAAAGGCATACGATGACCTTCAAAACAACTGTAAGAGATTGCTAGAAAATTCGGTTCACTTGAGGAAAATGCTCTCAAATTTGAAGGAACAGAGTAGGGAGATTTTCTTTAAGCACGTTAGGATTGCATCTTTAATCgatggtttgttttgtgCCGCTCATCACTTATACTAATTATTCACATATATTAAATGTTCAGAGGTTTGCCGATATGAGGGCAAATACATGAAAGATGCACTAGCAGACAAGGTCCATATGGCATGTTTATCGCAGGCGGCGTCAGAGTTACCCGTGGATTCGTGGTTCACAAGGATTTGTAAGTACCAAGAGGCACTTGAAGAGATAAAAAATGAAGCACTAAAATCACAGTCGACACTTGAAAAACCTCTCAATCCCGAACAGGAAAAATATGTGCATGATGAAATCACAAAGAATGGTAGTCTTATACACCAACTGTCAAAGGGAGCACAAGCACTAAAAGAATCCATAAATGAACATAGTGTCTCCAGCTAAGCTAAGGTTGCAGAGAGGTTTGTTCATATTCTTTTTCACAGGATCCACAGAACTCTGTCAACTCGAACTACCAGATGGTGTGGAAATACAACTGCCAAACATTGACAATATAATGTATTTTATCATAAACATAACCCCAAAAGAAGGGATTTGGAAGGATATTGCGGTTAAATTCTCATGCAGCATACCATCCGGATATCCGCATGATCGGCCCAGAATCAAATGCATCAGCGAAATTGTTCATCCAAACATTTTGGGTGTAAATGCTGAAAAGTGCCAAGGAGCCGTATGTCTCAATATTTTAAGGGAGGATTGGCGGCCAATTTACACAATAAACACCGCCATTGTGGGACTTTTAAATCTCTTGTTGGAACCACAAAATGAAGAACCACTGGACAAAATCGCCGCGGATTTGTTCATTAAAGATCCGCAACTACTTAGACTCGAAAATATGAAATTTTAACATTGAATATTCATCGTATACTTAGCTGTAAATGACAAAACAGACGATTTATCATTGCAACGTTCTAATGTCAGGACTGGGAAACTCTCACTTTTGGATTTGCATGAAAATGCTTCGGTGCAGTATTTCCGGTAAAACTTTAAATTACATACTCCTAACATTGTAATCAGGGTAATTATGgctttatttttaaaattttgatatttgATACTCTGAGGTCTCTATTCATTCCACATGTGATACTCGTGTCAAGAGCTCATTCTTTGGACAACTGCAGGTATGTTTTATATGTAAATCTTTTCAGGTTACATTCTGTCATTTTATTAAAAGATTTCAAATCTAATGGGCTAGGATTTATCCATGATTTCTCTATTGGAGGTCCATTAGATTGACAACTGTTTAAAATTGTCTATGGCTGTAGTGGATTATAATGACATTGTTATGGTCAGAATTTTACTCTGTAGATAGGATATACTATCTAAACAAACACCCTGATATTTGATCTCTCTCTTAATTTTACTATTGAAAGTTACCAAGGGAGAAGTAAAAGAGTAGCTTATTCCTTTTCCGTACAAATGCCAGAGGGGCCGCAACAAGAATTGCTGTCTAGTTGTTCTAATTAAAGCTACCAAAGTGACCGATTTGGTGgatattcttcttccttaccCCATGCATCCtgtctattcttcatcttACTAACAAAAGTCAATCGCTATAAGGTAACCTGAAAAATGAATGTTTTAGGGGTTTTACATCTGGTTCTATTCGTTAGATATTGCGTAGCTACCTTAACAGACTCGCGGGTTGAAGGAGAAAATGGAGGAACGAAAACAACCGCTAAATCCACCAGAGAACTCGTAGTTCCAATTACCCTAGATTTGGCTGAGGTGAATACAAACTCGGTTGATGTTCCAGCTACTACTGTGCAAGATGGCATAAGTACAACCTACTACTACCCAAAGGGAAAGTtttattttgaaaagataGTGGATGGAGGCAGAACTGTATGGGAGTCTACTGAAAAGAAGTGTTCTCCAGCATATACTATCTCAAAGGGTGATGTAACATTTCTTGCTTTACTACTCAAGGAGGGTGAGAATACAGATTTAATATACTAcgaaaagaagaatctagGGTGGAAGCTTGTCGAGAAGACAAAGagtgaaaatataatagaGGAACTAAAGAGGCAGCCTGAGCAACCAGCTGTAAAAACCATCGACTTGGATCTTTCAGATGTTGATTCTACAGCATTCTctgtagaagaatctgaggaGGATAAGGTTCCTATCAAAAAATATGCCGTTAAAACTGATCATTACTTGAATGAGATAAACTATGGAGATTCTGAACTTTGGAAATCCGATTCTCCGGACAAACATTGTACACTTGCTACGGTATACtttgaggaagagaatccTATGTTGCTATCCCTAACACTTAACCAAGGATTTGTTTATCTGCAAAATAAAGACGGTAGATGGGTTGGTGTTTCTAAGGATGGCTACGATACCGCTCTGGCTAAGATGAAGAGACTGGCTTCCTTACCCAAAGTCAGGACTGTCGAATTAGATATCGCTGATATAGACGGCAATGTCTTTACGGTTGAGGAGGAAGCCTTAGAAGGAGTACCTCTAAAGACAGTGACTCCCAAGGATGGTGTCCTCATAACTTctgttatggatggagagaaggaaGTCTGGAAGGGTGCAGATAAGGAGCATGGTCTGCAAGTAGTAGTCTGctatgatggagaatccCCTGCATCAGTAGttgtaaactttgtaaaggttgatggaaagaatgttttgaaatatcataATAAGCAGGGTGATAAGTGggagatggtaaagaaagAAGACCATGAAAAGTTGCTGGAGGAGTTCAAGGCTTCAGAAGAtaataaagataaagaatcCTCAGAGAACCTTCCTTCTCCTGGGTTGGTTCTTGACATTGGCCAACCAGATTCCACAAACTACCAGTCCTTTGACTATAACAAGGATGGAATTCCTACGAGATTCATTGTGCCAAAGGATAACGCAATAACGTCAGTCAAGGAAGGTTCTTTAGAAGTATGGAAAGCTTCTGGAAGGAATGATACATGTGCATTTGTAACTCTTCGTCTGAGTGATGGCAAACCCGCGATTGCACAACTAACTAAAAATACCAATGGACATCCAATGGTTACACTTTTAaagaaagatggtaaatggaatCTAGTAAATGACTATACTAATGAGCTTTCTAAGCTGAGGAGAACTACAGAGTCTGTAGAAAACTTTACTCTCGATATTTCTGCTACTAGTAGTACTGACAAGTGTACCATCTTTGATACCAAACTTTATGGAGTCCCAGTTCGTTTTTACGTTCCAAAAGTTGGTTTTCATGCTACAAAATTGTCCTTTGGAGGAACTGAGCTCTGGACAAATACCTCTTCTAAGTCGAATGGTAAAACGGCATCTAATAAGAGAATCTTCCTTTTAATAGCCGGGTTGAGTAATGGAGAATTGAATATCATTCATGTATTCACAAGGGGTCAAAGCAATGGCTCTGAGTTGTTATATTACGGatttaaagatggaaagtggGAGAATATCAgtaaggatgaatatagCAAGAAGTTTGAGGAGTTGAAGAAATAGCATTTCCCTCCCTATCTCATCTATATCACAAGGAATGGATAGAAACTACATAAGATCTTtataatgtctataaaGGCAGAATATACCAAATCCTATTCACGCTGGGAAGATTGGACATTCAAGACCCCCAAATTATGGAGAATGTAGTATAGACCTTACaaattaatgcagtttatttTGTGAGACTCTCATCTCTTGTTGAACTGATGTCCAAATGGTACTAATTTAATCATACGTTATGTTCAACTATTCTGCGAAACTTCAGGATTATAGATGAATTTCAACTAAAAGCTAGGCACTTGTTAACTGAATAGAACCCATTATACAACTGGAAAGTGTCTCTGGCTTTGGATATGGGTGGAGgatatcttcttccttcaccTGTTCACCAAAAGTACCTTTGTATACAGAGGACACTTGGACGGTAGGAAGGTGGTAAGACTCTACAGATACTCTGGAAAGCACTGGCTTAAATACTGTagataaggaagaatgaatgcCTACACAAACTGTTATTCACCTCATCTATCTCTCATTCCTGAATTCCATTCCTCCAGTCA encodes the following:
- a CDS encoding conserved hypothetical protein (encoded by transcript BEWA_039740A), which encodes MCEDNSLIYENLTSKGLIVKDGMHYGADFSVYEGKPNECHSHCLVFAKHTDDVIPAKSLVRWTRTSAFVNKKAVVAFVNCSERTVRYASIERQKLD
- a CDS encoding XRN 5'-3' exonuclease family protein (encoded by transcript BEWA_039750A) — translated: MSVRELQLKIGNKCGENGDRKCNCDNTGEFDAEKLETQTKGFIRVTHRHKNGDKFTLHNKLQGGGQIGAQGKSIEKVTEVSVYYWTAIPSNPILIEIKDGSGTHTYYGKSEDSGNNDWNDQLQDESLDKIIDGQNCKHNGAVTLDLTEDTSKTHADGDSKDVIKVVSDNQNAYCCAYHESGGRGKVTVTKETVKGGKVQTGSGEITFYKHEIDPDLKLAGIYYKDDSGKRKSIKIPDLGGSTNKSVKIYTSYNGNNPKIIYIEKIGPPDVKSWYQKDESSHNWVKLQNITKDPNNIGKYTEELKQLQEALNGTPGSPKGPTGEKGEGERNLEGTQGGSSDGDDGESGDDSEGGAGGESGPPGNKSESGGKDGREGSTTDDVRGGQSGSGGEGPSGQAGSQPAVPPEPPKPPARSVGAGILAGYGLYSIISGVFGGSGAVCGVPRLYSWMIENFYGMRKPLKSSDLENGVDYFYVDMNALIHSATHGNIYPVVTIEDQQRMKRITAALLNTFKLVKPRKVMYIAVDGVCPSAKINQQRTRRFRLCKVIDKVKSILEPEEDTESEEDSEEPKPLTPENYVLRKSKIDGYDNISFNPNYISPGTDFMTRLDNEIKNWIALQTHLGTWGDCYVVYSGTNVPGEGEHKIYDLIRKVTTLDRKTRLESHLVYGLDADLMILSLITKMSKMYILREEKDSTPHVLAKIKPDPYYAKDTGLVHFHSKDYIGLKSDNFEVLSMRKLRAGMYNRCVNYVNTKFKPKDSAFLTKKGTPARLTDDFALLSFFAGNDFLPHLPNVDLKDSSFTDLINTYYSLLPKFNGFLTHGLKIHTRRLQSLMKAISPNEAKYFKIKAEVESVPEFADSSGYAKFYYEEKCGIDYNDKRAIRKMCEDYIEGLFWNLSYYHSGCPSWDWCYKYHYAPLASDLARVSSISVTFYKGNPITPLEHLLAVTPPSGNELLPPRYRFVIFHSACSLFRLLSEPKGELCEYFPEDFEICQDGKEHEWEYTVKLPFLNTRKLSKIARSVNDELEYRTLYRFVLYYLFSALFFTVTQTS
- a CDS encoding conserved hypothetical protein (encoded by transcript BEWA_039760A) — translated: MQNSNGDPTLLGTIPLDHIAQRKDEIVRVLEKRTLDLLAFTYSYSPENAKEINKTLEEDLDNLLFNVHKKLAYQRLYGDGKNEQQLEKLVEEVEGCHARFMKVKEANPDAENVAIIHIFGIMELEKRVKQSLNELEVAKKAYDDLQNNCKRLLENSVHLRKMLSNLKEQSREIFFKHVRIASLIDEVCRYEGKYMKDALADKVHMACLSQAASELPVDSWFTRICKYQEALEEIKNEALKSQSTLEKPLNPEQEKYVHDEITKNGSLIHQLSKGAQALKESINEHSVSS
- a CDS encoding ubiquitin-conjugating enzyme family member protein (encoded by transcript BEWA_039770A), whose protein sequence is MYFIINITPKEGIWKDIAVKFSCSIPSGYPHDRPRIKCISEIVHPNILGVNAEKCQGAVCLNILREDWRPIYTINTAIVGLLNLLLEPQNEEPLDKIAADLFIKDPQLLRLENMKF
- a CDS encoding conserved hypothetical protein (encoded by transcript BEWA_039780A); the protein is MNVLGVLHLVLFVRYCVATLTDSRVEGENGGTKTTAKSTRELVVPITLDLAEVNTNSVDVPATTVQDGISTTYYYPKGKFYFEKIVDGGRTVWESTEKKCSPAYTISKGDVTFLALLLKEGENTDLIYYEKKNLGWKLVEKTKSENIIEELKRQPEQPAVKTIDLDLSDVDSTAFSVEESEEDKVPIKKYAVKTDHYLNEINYGDSELWKSDSPDKHCTLATVYFEEENPMLLSLTLNQGFVYLQNKDGRWVGVSKDGYDTALAKMKRLASLPKVRTVELDIADIDGNVFTVEEEALEGVPLKTVTPKDGVLITSVMDGEKEVWKGADKEHGLQVVVCYDGESPASVVVNFVKVDGKNVLKYHNKQGDKWEMVKKEDHEKLLEEFKASEDNKDKESSENLPSPGLVLDIGQPDSTNYQSFDYNKDGIPTRFIVPKDNAITSVKEGSLEVWKASGRNDTCAFVTLRLSDGKPAIAQLTKNTNGHPMVTLLKKDGKWNLVNDYTNELSKLRRTTESVENFTLDISATSSTDKCTIFDTKLYGVPVRFYVPKVGFHATKLSFGGTELWTNTSSKSNGKTASNKRIFLLIAGLSNGELNIIHVFTRGQSNGSELLYYGFKDGKWENISKDEYSKKFEELKK